The following coding sequences lie in one Silene latifolia isolate original U9 population chromosome 5, ASM4854445v1, whole genome shotgun sequence genomic window:
- the LOC141654855 gene encoding putative disease resistance protein RGA1 has product MQNRQKPSRKNSWGGSKFTREVRLFFSTSNQLVSPFKDARTIKGFMGELSLIARNHAQFGSIVNSPSFNQTRTVSNVSGSYMSTDMVIGRDGDRDKMVNSLLDSSAAAGIIPVASFVGIGGVGKTTLAQYVYNDEKIKRYFDLQLWVFATQDFNVKDVLRQMVTCATGENALDYQIDQLQCCLFRAIAGKRFLLVLDGVWDDDSLRAKWLELGPLLRVGAQGSQVLLTTRSETVVRIIGTQDPLMVSDLGDDDSLLLFQYVAVTEWHEPGVEAIGKDISKMCPKVPLVIRAIGSLLAGKHTVQEWRTFRDAQLANFASYGHDVMSTLKLSYDQLGTRLRLCVTYCSLFPKGYCFYKIVHIPLWIAMGYVEGEYTNQSLEELAEGYVVCLLNRGFFYCYDRDGHKCPYIFYMHDLMHDLMLSIGGFKYKMADSNTNEFDERVCHVSYIPFSRRLFFESPIITIQNQAVEVFYSPCFSRRIESLRVLRMHGLGISKLPRSVGKLIHLSLEELPVEISKLVALRHLHLFGCDQLSHMPKGLRRLTGLETLSHFVVGKPRTSVTPYGCKAKLGVLTIILVDRSKDIVSEAKAANLDRKKIMDFTMEFGGSNIEDEMVLENLKPGAALEYLIIKNYGGKRLPSWMRDGIHCWLPNLVEIHISECKECIYMCSFGRLPHLKSLTLRNLDKVEYIENGSSSKSDMVVVADEYPSSPLFPPLTDLYLMDITMLKGWWRIKDSAEDRDQSQLVEWIPPFPKLASAVLDMELVISLAEVFLQGISSLQDLSVCGASNVDVKQRQPVILLKNYLPMLRHVSFRNNQMEHLPEEFRDGKIALLGAEQIAVWRVNVYLVFLNDEETPYCFIFASLILASSWDVLLHPYSGLIRLLKPRTTHT; this is encoded by the exons ATGCAAAATCGGCAAAAGCCAAGCAGAAAGAACTCATGGGGCGGAAGCAAGTTTACCAGAGAGGTACGCTTGTTCTTTTCCACTTCAAACCAGCTTGTCTCCCCCTTCAAGGATGCTAGGACAATCAAGGGTTTTATGGGGGAACTAAGTCTCATTGCAAGAAACCATGCCCAATTTGGAAGCATAGTTAACTCGCCATCTTTCAACCAAACCCGAACAGTGAGCAATGTATCGGGGTCTTATATGAGTACTGATATGGTAATTGGACGAGACGGAGACAGGGATAAGATGGTAAACTCGTTGTTAGACTCTTCCGCTGCTGCTGGTATCATCCCTGTTGCTTCCTTTGTGGGGATAGGTGGAGTTGGGAAGACTACATTGGCTCAATATGTTTacaatgatgaaaagattaagAGATATTTTGATTTGCAGCTTTGGGTTTTCGCCACCCAAGATTTTAATGTCAAGGATGTGTTACGGCAGATGGTGACATGTGCCACTGGTGAAAACGCTCTCGACTACCAGATCGATCAGCTCCAATGTTGTCTATTTCGAGCAATTGCCGGGAAGAGGTTTCTGCTTGTTTTGGATGGTGTGTGGGATGACGACAGTTTGAGAGCAAAATGGCTAGAACTGGGACCACTGCTCAGGGTCGGGGCACAGGGGAGTCAAGTTCTCCTTACCACACGTAGCGAAACAGTTGTTAGAATTATTGGGACCCAAGACCCATTAATGGTTAGTGATTTAGGAGATGATGATTCTTTGCTCCTCTTTCAATATGTGGCTGTTACAGAATGGCATGAGCCAGGGGTGGAGGCCATCGGGAAAGATATATCAAAAATGTGTCCTAAAGTGCCCCTTGTTATACGGGCAATTGGAAGTCTTTTAGCGGGGAAACATACTGTCCAGGAATGGCGAACTTTTAGGGATGCTCAACTTGCAAATTTTGCATCCTATGGTCATGACGTCATGAGCACACTAAAACTCAGCTATGACCAATTAGGTACAAGGCTAAGACTATGTGTTACATACTGCTCTTTGTTCCCAAAGGGTTATtgtttttataaaattgttcacaTTCCTCTTTGGATCGCCATGGGATATGTTGAGGGCGAGTATACTAATCAAAGTTTAGAAGAGTTGGCAGAAGGATATGTTGTGTGCTTGCTAAATCGAGGATTTTTCTACTGTTATGACAGGGATGGGCATAAGTGCCCATACATTTTTTATATGCACGACCTGATGCATGATTTAATGCTCTCGATTGGTGGGTTTAAGTATAAAATGGCAGATTCAAATACAAATGAATTTGATGAAAGAGTTTGTCATGTATCATACATACCATTTAGCAGACGACTCTTCTTTGAAAGTCCCATCATCACTATTCAAAATCAAGCAGTTGAAGTCTTTTATTCTCCCTGTTTCAGCAGGAG AATTGAGTCTTTGAGGGTACTACGGATGCATGGGCTAGGGATTAGTAAACTGCCAAGATCAGTAGGCAAACTGATCCACTTGAG CCTTGAAGAGTTGCCTGTGGAAATAAGCAAGCTAGTGGCACTCAGACACCTTCACCTCTTTGGTTGTGACCAACTGAGTCATATGCCCAAGGGGTTGCGGAGACTGACAGGTCTTGAAACACTAAGCCATTTTGTTGTAGGAAAACCAAGAACCTCTGTCACTCCGTATGGGTGTAAGGCTAAATTG GGCGTTTTGACAATCATTTTGGTTGATCGTTCAAAGGATATAGTATCAGAAGCCAAAGCTGCAAATCTGGACAGGAAAAAGATCATGGATTTTACTATGGAATTTGGAGGGAGCAATATAGAGGACGAGATGGTGCTAGAGAACCTCAAGCCCGGTGCTGCTCTAGAATACCTGATtataaagaattatggaggaaagAGGTTGCCAAGTTGGATGAGAGACGGAATCCATTGCTGGCTTCCAAATCTGGTTGAAATTCACATATCTGAGTGCAAAGAATGCATATATATGTGTTCCTTTGGAAGACTCCCTCATCTTAAATCGCTAACTTTAAGGAACTTGGATAAGGTGGAGTACATAGAAAATGGTAGTAGCAGCAAAAGTGACATGGTAGTTGTTGCAGACGAATACCCTTCCAGTCCCTTATTCCCGCCCCTTACTGACCTTTACCTTATGGACATAACTATGTTGAAGGGATGGTGGAGAATTAAAGACTCTGCTGAAGATAGGGATCAAAGTCAACTCGTAGAATGGATACCTCCATTTCCCAAATTGGCTTCTGCGGTATTAGACATGGAGTTGGTCATTTCGTTGGCCGAAGTGTTTTTACAAGGAATTTCTTCTTTACAAGATCTTAGTGTTTGTGGTGCTTCAAATGTCGATGTTAAGCAGAGACAACCAGTCATCCTCCTCAAAAACTACCTTCCCATGCTCCGTCACGTATCTTTTCGGAATAATCAAATGGAACATCTTCCCGAGGAGTTTCGAG ATGGAAAAATAGCTTTGCTTGGAGCCGAACAAATCGCTGTTTGGAGGGTGAATGTATACTTGGTTTTCCTCAATGATGAAGAGACTCCATACTGCTTTATATTTGCGAGTTTAATTCTAGCTTCGAGTTGGGATGTTCTATTGCATCCGTATTCTGGACTCATTCGTCTCCTAAAGCCAAGAACTACACATACGTAG